The Microcystis aeruginosa NIES-843 sequence AAAGCCATTTTTGAGCCGTTTTTCTCCTGTAAAAAGCGGTTGAGGGCTGTTAGTAGAATCGTGGCGGAAATCTCGTTAGGATCGATAAAGTTTAGGGCTTTCGACATAGCGATAAACACTTCTTTTTCTACCCTAGGGGGGATGTTTTGTTTCTCTAACCATTCCGACCAAGAATATTTATCCATCTCCTCGACGTAACTTTGGCCTTTAACAATGGCAGGAATTAAACCGAGTCCAAATTTAATTTTTTCCTCCCAAGTTAACATATCATTATTGCGAAGAATGGCAACAATACCGTTAATTGGGGCGGGAATATCTGGGAAGTCAAACCGCGAATAGGTCCCCGGTTTTTCTGGCTGATTGAAGATCATCGAGTGTTCTTTCCACTGTAAACGATCTTCTATGCCTAATTCTTGGAATAATTGCAGCATATTGGGATAAGCGCCAAAGAAGATATGTAAACCGGTTTCGTACCAGTCCCCATCGGCATCTTTCCAAGCGGCAATTTTTCCCCCTAATACATCGCGACGTTCCAGTACGATGGGCGTATGTCCCGCATCGACAAGGTATTTCGCACAAGATAATCCGGCTAGTCCCGCACCAGCGATCGCAACTCGCATCGTTTCCTATCTACTCTCTAATGTCTTGTCTTTATCACATTCGCTATTATACTTCACATTTCGTTACATTTTTTTCAGCTTATCGAGAAGTCAGGGGGCAGGAGGCGGCTTTGTTCTCCCCACACCCCACTTCCTTGATAACTGCTGACTGCTTACTGGTCACTGATAACTGATAACTGGTCACTGATAACTGATAACTGGTCACTGATAACTGATAACTGATATTGTGATATGTAATTAGCTTAATTCGCTTACCTTTTTAGTTCACGCGTACACCCTCTTCAATCGATCGCTATGACTTTTCCCACTACGTCACCTCAAGTCTCGGAAATAGAGAATAATCGTGCTTGGCATAATTTAACTGGGGAACAAACCCTAGAAATACTGAGAACCAATGGGGAAACTGGCTTAATCGAGGCGGAAATTGTTAAAAGAAAGGATTTTTTCGGATTAAATGAACTAAAAGAAACGGGGGGACGTAGCCCGTTAATGATTTTATGGGAACAGTTTACTAACATTATGTTAGTGATGCTGATCGCCGTGGCGGTGGTTTCGGCAGTTTTGGACCTGAAAAAAGGGGAATTTCCCAAAGACGCGATCGCTATTTTTACAATTGTTATTTTAAACGGTATTTTAGGATATTTACAGGAAAGTCGGGCAGAAAAGGCATTAGCAGCCCTTAAGCAGTTATCCTCGCCCAAAGTTAGAGTTATTCGTAATGGTAGCACCTTTGAAGTGACGGCCAAGGAACTTGTCCCCGGGGATATCATGTTACTGGAAGCGGGGGTACAAATTGCCGCCGATGGCAGATTATTAGAAGCACAAAACCTGCAAATTCGCGAAGCTGCCCTCACGGGGGAAGCGGAATCGGTGAATAAACAAGCACAGAAGGTTTTACCAGAAGATGCCTCTTTGGGCGATCGCATTAACCTCGTCTATCAGGGTACAGAAGTAGTACAGGGACGGGGGAAAGTGGCGATTACCAAGACGGGAATGGACACGGAAATCGGTAAAATCGCCGCCATGTTACAAGGAGTAGAAAGTGAACCCACACCCCTACAGCAGCGAATGTCGCAGTTAGGTAACGTTTTAGTGAGTAGTTCCCTAGCTTTAGTGGCTGTAGTCGTGCTTGGTGGCGTAATTCGCTTTGGTTGGCAGTTTTTTGAATCATTCCTCGAAACTTCCCTCAGTATGGCTGTGGCCGTTGTTCCCGAAGGTTTACCGGCAGTGGTAACGGTGACTTTGGCAATTGGAACCCAAAGAATGGTGAGAAGACAAGCTTTAATCCGTAAATTGCCGGCAGTGGAAACCTTAGGCTCGGTAACGACGATTTGCTCCGATAAAACCGGAACTTTAACTCAAAATAAAATGGTGGTGCAGAAAGTTAATACTTCCGAGCAGACAATTACTGTCACGGGGGAAGGTTACGCGCCCATCGGTGAGTTTAATGGTGCTAGTGAAAGTGATCCCGAACTACAGGCAATTTTAACGGCTTGTGTGCTGTGTAATGATGCACTTTTGCAAAATAAAGCTCAAGAATGGTCAATTTTAGGCGATCCCACCGAAGGAGCTTTACTGACGTTAGCGGGTAAAGGAGGACTATATCGGGAAGCATTGGCACCACAAAGCCCTCGTTTAGGCGAATTTCCCTTTTCTTCCGAAAGAAAGAGAATGTCAGTAATCTGTGAGAATGCCCAGTTAGGTTTGGGGGATTCTGCCTATTTAATGTTTACCAAAGGATCACCGGAATTAATTCTCGAACGTTGTTCTCTGATCCAAGTTGGGGCGGAAAGTCAACCCTTAACACCTGAACAAAGAAGCCGTATTTTGGCACAAAATGACGAAATGGCGGGTAATGGCCTACGAGTTTTAGGTTTTTCCTATAAACCGATGACAGAAGTGCCAGAAGCGGAAAGAGAAGATAGTGAGGAACAATCCCTGGTTTGGTTGGGATTGGTGGGAATGCTCGATGCACCCCGCAAAGAAGTTAAAGAAGCGGTTGCCCTCTGTCGTCAAGCGGGAATTCGTCCGATTATGATTACCGGAGATCACCAATTAACGGCCAAGGCGATCGCCATTGAATTAGGCATTGCTGCCCCCGGGGAGCGAGTAATCACGGGTAAAGAATTAGAAAAAATGTCTCAGAATGACCTAGAGGGAGAGGTAGATGGTGTTAGCGTCTATGCTCGCGTTTCTCCCGAACATAAGCTGAGAATCGTCCAAGCTTTGCAAAAACGGGGCAAATTCGTCGCCATGACGGGGGACGGGGTGAACGATGCTCCGGCACTAAAACAAGCGGATATCGGTATCGCCATGGGGATTACGGGAACCGATGTCAGCAAAGAAGCCAGTGATATGATTTTGCTAGATGATAATTTTGCCACCATCGTCGCCGCCACCGAAGAAGGGCGCGTGGTTTACAGTAACATTCGGCGCTTTATTAAATACATTCTCGGCAGTAATATTGGCGAGGTTTTAACGATTGCAGCGGCTCCTCTGCTCGGTTTAGGCGGTGTACCCCTTTCTCCCTTGCAAATCCTCTGGATGAACCTTGTCACCGACGGTTTACCGGCTCTTGCTCTGGCAATGGAACCCGCCGAACCTAATGTGATGAAACGTCCACCTTTTAGCCCCCGGGAAAGCATTTTCGCCCGCGGTTTGGGTTGGTATATGATTCGCATCGGCATCGTCTTTGCCATTCTCACCATTATTATGATGTACTGGGCTTACCGATATACTCAAGCAACTCCCGAAATCGGAGATCCCGGACGTTGGAAAACCATGGTATTTACTACCCTCTGTTTAGCACAAATGGGTCATGCTTTGGCGGTGCGTTCCCATACCCAGTTAGCTGTGCAAATGAATCCCTTCTCTAATCCTTACATTATTGCTGCCGTGGGCTTGACAACGATCCTACAATTGTTGTTAATTTATGCTCCTCCCCTACAAAGCTTCTTCGGTACTCAATGGATTAGTGGCACAGAATTATTAATCTGTTTTGGATTTAGTGCCTTAATGTTTGTTTGGATTGAGTTGGAGAAGTTATTTATTCGCTGGTTCATGACGAAAAAATAAATCAATGCCAACACCAATTATTCTGACTTTAACGGTTTTAGTCGTTGCTTTAGTCGCTTTCGTGGCAGAATGGCTACCGGTAGATTTAACCGCTTTATGCGTGGCTATTGTCCTCATTCTTTTGGGTTTAGTTACTCCCGAAGAAGGTATCGCCGGATTTAGTAATTCTGCCACGGTGACGGTGATGGCGATGTTTGTGCTTAGTGCTGGAATTACCCGCACGGGAGTGATTCAAGTAATTCGCGATCGCTTGCTGGTTTGGGGGGGCAAAAATCCCCACCAACAGGTATTTGTCTTAGGGGCATTAGTGGGGCCGATTAGTGCTTTTATTAATAACACGGCAGTGGTGGCGATCTTTTTACCTATCGTTGAAGATTGGTGTAAAAAACAAAAAATTTCCCCTTCTAAGTTATTAATTCCCCTTTCCTACGCCACGGTTTTAGCGGGGATGATTACCGTGGTAGGAACTTCTACTAACATTCTCGCTAGTGGTATTTCTGCCAAGCTGGGTTATGGGGAATTTAGCTTATTTCAATTCACTGCTTTAGGATTAGTAACTTTTTTGGCAGGTTTGATTTATTTAACAATTTTTGCCCCGAAATTACTACCCGATCGCAAATCTTCCACCGGGGAATTTTTAGAGGATGATTATGGTTCTAAAGTATATCTGAGTGAGGTAATTATTACCCCTCGTTCTAATCTTATCGGTCAAACTTTATCCCAAAGTGGACTACAAAGAAAGTTTAATTTTGATGTGTTGGAATTAATCAGAAATAAGGTACATTTACCCCAACCTTTAGCTGATAAAGTTCTCAATGCTGGCGACATTTTAATCGTTCACAGTAGTCGAGAAGAACTATTAAAAATTAAAGATGAACGAGGCTTAGAAATCTTTGCCGATGTCAAATTTCAGAAAGGAGATATTGAATCGACAATTACTACAGGTGAGGAAAAATTAGCCGAGGTTTTGCTTCTCTCTAATTCCCGTTTAATTGGGACAACTTTAAAAGATTTGAAATTCCGTCAGCGTTATAACGCAACGGTTTTAGCGATTCGGCGTGGTTCAGAATTACTGCAAGGAAGATTAGGGAAAATTCCTTTAAAGTTTGGCGATTTGCTCTTGGTTCAGGGACCAAAACAGAGTTTTATTGGTTTACAAACCACGCGAGAATTATTAGTCTTAGAAGAAAAAGAGATCGAATCATTGCGACAGGATAAAGGCATTATTGCTTTAATGATTACTTTGTTGGTGATTATTATTGCTGCTTTTGATATTCAACCGATTCTCGTCACCAGTTTAGTTGGGGTGGTTTTAATGGTAATTACTGGCTGTCTAAAACCGGGGGAAGTCTATGGTTCCATTCGTTGGGATATTATCTTTTTATTAGCGGGTTTAATTCCCCTGGGTACTGCCATGGATAACTCGGGAACGACTAAATGGTTGGCAGATAATTTAGTGGCTATCGGCGGCAATCTTTCGGGGTTTTGGATCTTAGTTTTTTTCTATCTAATTACTTCAGTTTTAACCGAAATCCTCTCTAATAACGCCGCCGTGGTTTTAATGATTCCCGTCGCCGTGGAAGTGGCGAAAACTTTGGGTTTAAATCCTTTGGCTTTTATGTATGCTGTCACCTTTGCTGCTTCTAATAGTTATCTAACACCAATTGGCTATCAAACTAACACCATGGTTTATGCACCTGGCGGCTATAAATTCCTCGATTTTACCCGTTTGGGTGCGCCCCTAAATTTAATTTTGACGATTTTAACCCCTAGTTTAATTGTCTTGTTTTATGGCTTGAAATAAAGAAAGAGATCGAAGAATCTTCGCTCTCTAAAAAGAATTTGATAGTAGTCAAAACTATTTCGATTCAGCGAAGCGTTTACGCAGGGATTCGGCTCGCTTTTTCGCCACGGTGTTATTAGGATCAAATTTGAGAGTTTCTTCGTAGGTTTCGAGAGCTTTTTTAGCCATTTGTTTCTTTTCGTAAACATTGCCAAGATTATTGAGAGCGATCGAGTATTGAGGATAAAGTTTAATGGCTTCTTTGTAGTTACGAATCGCTAATTCTAATTGTTCTTGAGCAAAATAGGAAAAACCGATCGCATTGTAGATTAGGGCTTGATTTTCTGGTTCGATGCTTTCTTCCTCAGAGATTTTTAAAGCCTTTTGTAGTAAACTCAATGCTTGAACATAGAGTTTTTTATCGAGATAAAGACTCCCTAATTCATAGTATTCTTTAGCTGTACCTTTTTCTTTTTGCAATTTCTTTTGTAGCTTGTTAAAGGTTCCTTCCACTCGGCGGGTTTTAAAGATTTGCACGATGACAAAAATTCCTAAACCAATCACGAAAATTAGCAATCCAGAAACGTAAATAAGCGGCAGGGTATCTTCCATAATTAGCGATCGAGCAATTAATATTTTTATACTTATTCACTCAGATTATAGCAGGATTTAGTCAGTTATCAGTTGTCAGTTATCAGTTGTCAGTTATCAGCTTTTTTCTCCCCACACCCCACACCCCACACCCCACACCCCACACCCCACACCCCACACCCCACACCCCACACCCTACACCCCACACCCCACACCCCACACCCCATCACCCTATCTCCCCATTTCCCGAATTCTCAGGGGTAAGCCCCAATAGTTCACCCGTTCTACTAACCAGCCGGTGGATTCTAGCCGCTCGATCGCTTGATTGACGCGTTCTCGGAGACTTTGGTACTGTAAACCTTTAGGGAGAACGACTCCTAGAGCGATCGCACCCAACTGGATCGGTAATTGACGATAATTGGGGAATTGCTGCACCCAACCAGTTAAAAGGCTATTATCAGCCGCAAAAGCGTCTATTTCCCCCGTTTCCAGTAAATTTAAAGCTTCTTGATAGGAAGCAACCCCGCGCAGGGTAGCCTTAGGTAAATGGGAACGCACAAGGGCGATTGTCGTCGAGCCGTTGAGTACGGCGATTCTAGAGTTAGCTAGGTCTTCTAAACGCTGAAATAGCAGGTTTTTCGTCACAAAACCGCTGCTATCGAGGTAATAAAAGGGGCTAAAATCCACTAAGCGCTGACGTGCGGGAGTAATCGCCACACGAGCGATCGCAAAATCTACTCGATCATCAATAACCACCTGTAAACGTTCTTGATTACTAACGGGTTTGAGAATAATAGCAGTATCAGAACCGAGAATTTCTTCAGCTAGACGTTTAGCGATGTCGATTTCCAATCCTTGCAGATTGCCCTGAGAATCAAGGAAAGCGAGGGGAGGGAGATTATTTTTGACAGCGACAATTAATTTTCCCCGGCGTATAATCGTATCGAGATCGGCGCTAAAACTTGGGGCTACACCTAAGAGCAAAAAACCAAGAATAAATAACAAATTTTTCATACTGTTTTACCTAAACTAACTCGATTTCTACCTTGATTTTTAGCGGCGAACATGGCATGATCAGCCCGCTCGATCACCTCTTCCAGATTATTATCTTGAGGGCTAAATGTTGCCACACCGATACTAGCAGTAACTCGCACTTTTTGTTGAGCAAGTTCAATATTTAACTTGTTAATTACTTGACAAATGCGCTGGGCTGTGGTAGCAGCATCTTCAAGATTAGTTTCTGGGAGAATAGCGACAAATTCCTCGCCCCCAAAGCGCCCAAAACTATCCACTTGACGCAGACAGGTTTTAATTGCCCCAGCGACAGTAATTAAAGTTTTGTTTCCCAGGGTATGACCAAAGGTATCGTTAATATGTTTAAAATGGTCGATATCGATGAATAGAACCGAAAAATAACGATGATAACGACGACATCGTTGAAATTCTTTCTCACCTAAGTAGAGAATCTCTCGACGATTATTTACCCCAGTTAGGCTATCAGTTCTGACTAGCTTTTCTAGTTGAGAATTGATATTTTTCAGTTCTTCTTGAGTCTTTTTTAGTTCTAGATGAATTTTAACTCTGGCTAACAGTTCCCAACTATGAAATGGTTTATTTACATAGTCCACAGCCCCAGAATTAAAAGCATTGATAATATCTTCTTTTTCCTTACTATCTGTCACAAAGATAATTGGTATATGAGCGTATAAAGTGTCAGTTTTTAGTCTTCGACAAAGTTCTATTCCCCCCATATCTGGCATCATTAAGTCAAGAAGAATTAGGTCAGGATTAGCAGTTTTTACTCGTTCTATTGCCTGTTTAACACTACTAGCAAAACTGGTGGCATAACCAGCAGAATCAAGAATCTCCACAGCTAATTGGAGATTTTTGCCCACATCATCAACAACTAAAACTAGACAGTCTTCAGTAGAAAATTTAATCATCATCAGTCAGTATAAGTAATCAAGTTAAGGAGAAAATAGAGATACAATTATTAGTGATAAGCTGTTCGTAATTTAAATTGCTTGTTGAGACGAGGCAAGAGGCAAGAGTCAACAGTAAAGGGATTGGGAGAGATTCGGCTAATCTAAGAATAAGCGGTTTAAATACCTCTTAGCTTACAGCATTTCTGATAAAAATGAAGTATGATGGGATTGGGCATCACCCCCAAAGGTTAAGCTTGTCCCTAGTTTCTAGAAGTACGCCTTTTTCGACTAGAATCAAAAAAGCCAGCCAGAATAGCCACAATTAAAAAAATTTCTCCTCTTAGACTTGACGTGAAAGAGTCCCTTAACCCTACTTCTTTGAATCTCAAAACCATTTTTCCCTTTAAACTCGACGACTTCCAGCACTCGGCGATCGCCGCTCTTGCTGCCGGTAAATCAGTGGTCGTCTGCGCTCCCACGGGTTCCGGCAAAACTTTAATCGGAGAATACGCTATCTATCGCGCCCTAGAAAGGGGCAAACGGGTTTTCTACACCACTCCCCTGAAAGCTCTTTCTAACCAAAAATTCCGGGATTTTCAAGAAAAATTCGGTCGCACCCCCACCGATGGCGATGAGGATTCCCCGCTGCTCTTTGCCGAAGTGGGATTGATTACCGGCGATGTGGTGATCAATCCTTCAGCATTAATTGTAGTCATGACTACAGAAATTTTTCGCAATATGCTGTATAAGACCCCGATCGGTCAGGTAGGCACTTCCCTAGAAAACGTGGAAACCCTGGTTCTCGATGAATGTCACTATATCAGCGATCGAGGTCGCGGCACCGTTTGGGAAGAATCAATTATCTACTGTCCCCCTAGTATCCAATTAGTGGCCCTCTCCGCCACCATTGGCAACCCGGGGGAACTCACCGACTGGATTAACTGGGTGCGGCAACTGCC is a genomic window containing:
- a CDS encoding SLC13 family permease; amino-acid sequence: MPTPIILTLTVLVVALVAFVAEWLPVDLTALCVAIVLILLGLVTPEEGIAGFSNSATVTVMAMFVLSAGITRTGVIQVIRDRLLVWGGKNPHQQVFVLGALVGPISAFINNTAVVAIFLPIVEDWCKKQKISPSKLLIPLSYATVLAGMITVVGTSTNILASGISAKLGYGEFSLFQFTALGLVTFLAGLIYLTIFAPKLLPDRKSSTGEFLEDDYGSKVYLSEVIITPRSNLIGQTLSQSGLQRKFNFDVLELIRNKVHLPQPLADKVLNAGDILIVHSSREELLKIKDERGLEIFADVKFQKGDIESTITTGEEKLAEVLLLSNSRLIGTTLKDLKFRQRYNATVLAIRRGSELLQGRLGKIPLKFGDLLLVQGPKQSFIGLQTTRELLVLEEKEIESLRQDKGIIALMITLLVIIIAAFDIQPILVTSLVGVVLMVITGCLKPGEVYGSIRWDIIFLLAGLIPLGTAMDNSGTTKWLADNLVAIGGNLSGFWILVFFYLITSVLTEILSNNAAVVLMIPVAVEVAKTLGLNPLAFMYAVTFAASNSYLTPIGYQTNTMVYAPGGYKFLDFTRLGAPLNLILTILTPSLIVLFYGLK
- a CDS encoding GGDEF domain-containing response regulator: MIKFSTEDCLVLVVDDVGKNLQLAVEILDSAGYATSFASSVKQAIERVKTANPDLILLDLMMPDMGGIELCRRLKTDTLYAHIPIIFVTDSKEKEDIINAFNSGAVDYVNKPFHSWELLARVKIHLELKKTQEELKNINSQLEKLVRTDSLTGVNNRREILYLGEKEFQRCRRYHRYFSVLFIDIDHFKHINDTFGHTLGNKTLITVAGAIKTCLRQVDSFGRFGGEEFVAILPETNLEDAATTAQRICQVINKLNIELAQQKVRVTASIGVATFSPQDNNLEEVIERADHAMFAAKNQGRNRVSLGKTV
- a CDS encoding transporter substrate-binding domain-containing protein is translated as MKNLLFILGFLLLGVAPSFSADLDTIIRRGKLIVAVKNNLPPLAFLDSQGNLQGLEIDIAKRLAEEILGSDTAIILKPVSNQERLQVVIDDRVDFAIARVAITPARQRLVDFSPFYYLDSSGFVTKNLLFQRLEDLANSRIAVLNGSTTIALVRSHLPKATLRGVASYQEALNLLETGEIDAFAADNSLLTGWVQQFPNYRQLPIQLGAIALGVVLPKGLQYQSLRERVNQAIERLESTGWLVERVNYWGLPLRIREMGR
- a CDS encoding cation-translocating P-type ATPase, producing MTFPTTSPQVSEIENNRAWHNLTGEQTLEILRTNGETGLIEAEIVKRKDFFGLNELKETGGRSPLMILWEQFTNIMLVMLIAVAVVSAVLDLKKGEFPKDAIAIFTIVILNGILGYLQESRAEKALAALKQLSSPKVRVIRNGSTFEVTAKELVPGDIMLLEAGVQIAADGRLLEAQNLQIREAALTGEAESVNKQAQKVLPEDASLGDRINLVYQGTEVVQGRGKVAITKTGMDTEIGKIAAMLQGVESEPTPLQQRMSQLGNVLVSSSLALVAVVVLGGVIRFGWQFFESFLETSLSMAVAVVPEGLPAVVTVTLAIGTQRMVRRQALIRKLPAVETLGSVTTICSDKTGTLTQNKMVVQKVNTSEQTITVTGEGYAPIGEFNGASESDPELQAILTACVLCNDALLQNKAQEWSILGDPTEGALLTLAGKGGLYREALAPQSPRLGEFPFSSERKRMSVICENAQLGLGDSAYLMFTKGSPELILERCSLIQVGAESQPLTPEQRSRILAQNDEMAGNGLRVLGFSYKPMTEVPEAEREDSEEQSLVWLGLVGMLDAPRKEVKEAVALCRQAGIRPIMITGDHQLTAKAIAIELGIAAPGERVITGKELEKMSQNDLEGEVDGVSVYARVSPEHKLRIVQALQKRGKFVAMTGDGVNDAPALKQADIGIAMGITGTDVSKEASDMILLDDNFATIVAATEEGRVVYSNIRRFIKYILGSNIGEVLTIAAAPLLGLGGVPLSPLQILWMNLVTDGLPALALAMEPAEPNVMKRPPFSPRESIFARGLGWYMIRIGIVFAILTIIMMYWAYRYTQATPEIGDPGRWKTMVFTTLCLAQMGHALAVRSHTQLAVQMNPFSNPYIIAAVGLTTILQLLLIYAPPLQSFFGTQWISGTELLICFGFSALMFVWIELEKLFIRWFMTKK
- a CDS encoding tetratricopeptide repeat protein; the encoded protein is MEDTLPLIYVSGLLIFVIGLGIFVIVQIFKTRRVEGTFNKLQKKLQKEKGTAKEYYELGSLYLDKKLYVQALSLLQKALKISEEESIEPENQALIYNAIGFSYFAQEQLELAIRNYKEAIKLYPQYSIALNNLGNVYEKKQMAKKALETYEETLKFDPNNTVAKKRAESLRKRFAESK